One window from the genome of Variovorax sp. PAMC26660 encodes:
- a CDS encoding M28 family metallopeptidase — MTQRLVLPSFLFGIGLAWSATAALAADPAPRFDPQRLSQIVKTVSGDDFEGRAPATPAEGKTVDYLVAQFKAAGLVPGGDLEGGKRGWTQSVPLVKTEFRGTPQITLQVGSQRDALVQGEQIAVRAALDGSTSVAIQQAPLVFVGYGVSAPERRWDDYKGVDLKGKIAVVLVNDPDFETGSGDFGGKAMTYYGRWTYKFEEAARRGALGVLIVHETAPAAYGWATVKNSNTATMFDIERDQPAAVHPKLEAWIQRDVAVDLLRRAGLDFEAQKKLAQTREFQPQVLKDASLSAEYAIDRQVIVSKNVVGRVEGRKHPGETVIYSAHWDHLGVGAPDAKGDRIYNGAVDNGTGLAALIEMGRAFANAPKKPERSVVFLAVTAEERGLLGSEYYGAKPLYPLAKTVAVINMDALSPEGPARNFSTSGSAASQLQDLLVAQAKGFDLAYATDPHPEAGHFFRSDHFSFAKRGVPALSFASGNDWVAGGLAAGEAASKAYTADRYHQPADEWQADWSFTGMAHDLPLLYRVGETLANSKRWPEWGAASEFGAVREASRSERR, encoded by the coding sequence ATGACCCAGCGGCTTGTCCTTCCTTCGTTTCTTTTCGGCATCGGCCTCGCATGGAGCGCCACGGCCGCGCTGGCCGCCGATCCGGCGCCGCGCTTCGATCCGCAGCGCCTGTCGCAGATCGTGAAGACCGTTTCGGGCGACGACTTCGAAGGTCGCGCGCCGGCCACGCCGGCCGAGGGCAAGACGGTCGACTACCTCGTGGCGCAGTTCAAGGCCGCGGGCCTCGTGCCCGGTGGCGATCTCGAAGGCGGCAAGCGCGGCTGGACGCAGTCGGTGCCGCTGGTGAAGACCGAGTTTCGCGGCACGCCGCAGATCACGCTCCAGGTGGGCTCGCAGCGCGATGCGCTGGTGCAGGGCGAGCAGATCGCGGTGCGCGCCGCGCTCGACGGCTCGACCTCGGTTGCGATCCAGCAGGCACCGCTGGTCTTCGTGGGCTACGGCGTCAGTGCGCCCGAGCGGCGCTGGGACGACTACAAGGGCGTCGACCTGAAGGGCAAGATTGCCGTCGTGCTGGTCAACGACCCCGATTTCGAAACCGGCAGCGGCGACTTCGGCGGCAAGGCCATGACCTACTACGGCCGCTGGACCTACAAGTTCGAGGAGGCCGCGCGCCGCGGTGCGCTGGGCGTGCTGATCGTGCACGAGACCGCGCCGGCCGCCTATGGCTGGGCCACGGTGAAGAACTCCAACACCGCGACCATGTTCGACATCGAGCGCGACCAGCCGGCGGCGGTGCATCCGAAGCTGGAGGCCTGGATCCAGCGCGACGTGGCGGTCGATCTGCTGCGCCGCGCGGGCCTGGATTTCGAGGCGCAGAAGAAGCTCGCGCAGACGCGCGAGTTCCAGCCCCAGGTGCTCAAGGACGCGAGCCTGTCGGCCGAGTACGCGATCGACCGGCAGGTGATCGTCTCGAAGAACGTGGTGGGCCGCGTCGAGGGCCGCAAGCACCCCGGCGAGACGGTGATCTACAGCGCCCACTGGGACCACCTGGGCGTGGGCGCGCCCGACGCCAAGGGCGACAGGATCTACAACGGCGCCGTCGACAACGGCACCGGCCTGGCCGCGCTGATCGAGATGGGCCGCGCCTTTGCCAATGCACCGAAGAAGCCCGAGCGCTCCGTCGTCTTCCTGGCCGTGACGGCCGAGGAGCGCGGCCTGCTGGGCTCCGAGTACTACGGCGCCAAGCCGCTGTACCCGCTGGCGAAGACCGTGGCCGTGATCAACATGGACGCGCTGAGCCCGGAAGGCCCGGCGCGCAATTTCAGCACCTCGGGCAGCGCAGCTTCGCAGTTGCAGGACCTGCTGGTCGCACAGGCCAAGGGCTTCGACCTGGCCTACGCGACGGACCCGCACCCCGAGGCCGGCCATTTCTTCCGCTCCGACCATTTCTCGTTCGCCAAGCGCGGCGTGCCGGCGCTGTCGTTCGCCTCGGGCAACGACTGGGTGGCGGGCGGCCTCGCGGCTGGCGAAGCGGCCAGCAAGGCCTACACCGCCGACCGCTACCACCAGCCGGCCGACGAATGGCAGGCCGACTGGTCCTTCACCGGCATGGCGCACGACCTGCCGCTGCTCTACCGTGTGGGCGAGACGCTGGCCAACAGCAAACGCTGGCCGGAGTGGGGCGCGGCGTCGGAGTTCGGCGCCGTTCGCGAGGCGAGCCGCAGCGAGCGGCGGTGA
- a CDS encoding indolepyruvate ferredoxin oxidoreductase family protein → MNAPLPEHIRRALETVTLDDKYSLDYGRAFMSGVQALVKLPMLQQLRDKQAGKNTAGFISGYRGSPLGGYDQALWKASKFLKEQNIVFQPGVNEELAATALWGTQQLGFSPQGTNKFDGVFGIWYGKGPGVDRCSDVFKHANMAGTTEFGGVIAVAGDDHISKSSTAAHQSDHIFKACGTPVFFPTSVQEILDLGIHAFALSRFSGVWSGMKTIQEIVESSATAMIDPERVEIVIPTDFEMPPGGLHIRWPDHALEQEARLMHYKWYAALAYIRANRLNHNVIQGPNDRFGIMASGKAFNDTRQALLDLGLDDAACRQLGIRLHKVGVVWPLEAQLTREFATGLQEILVVEEKRQVIEYQLKEELYNWRSDVRPNVVGKFDEGQGASDDGYSGGEWSMPNPTAHTLLRANADLNPALIAKAIAARLKKTGLLAAAGADMAARIDAQLAILEAKERSMVVQQASTSVADATRQPWFCSGCPHNTSTVVPEGSRAMGGIGCHFMATWMDRSTIGFTQMGGEGVPWVGQQPFTTDQHIFANLGDGTYFHSGLLAIRQSIAAGVNITYKILYNDAVAMTGGQQVGERPEGHSVLQIAESLHAEGTKKVVIVTDEPEKYEGVSIPGDHVQVKHRDLLDEIQREFRKMPGTTAIIYDQTCATEKRRRRKRGTAVDPAKRVVINELVCEGCGDCSVQSNCLSVEPLETEFGRKRTINQSSCNKDMSCLKGFCPSFVSVEGGQLKKKSKNKAATPAEFGLLPEPAIPSLGGGKVWGVVVAGVGGTGVITIGQLLGMAAHIEAKGIVTQDAAGLAQKGGATWSHVLIGDTQDDIRTTRVGTAAADLILACDPLVAINGETMARMREGRTHVALNTHSSPTAAFVRNANWQNPEDACAAEIARAVGIDGMGTFDADAAATTLMGDSIYVNPMILGYAWQKGWVPLAHESLMRAIELNAVAVENNKTAFEWGRQAAVRPEELQKRVRPGQVIEFKKRETVEALVARRAEFLTGYQNAAYAEQYKQFVGKVQKAESALGKTGLSETVARYLFKLMAYKDEYEVARLHTDRTFLDRVEGMFEGDYKLNYHLAPPLMAKKNAKGQLQKQKFGPWMLTGFKFLAKLKGVRGTALDIFGRTEERKTERALIGEYRASIEEVIGALRADNHALALEIAGLPEQIRGYGHVKERNLAAARTRWNELLGKWRNPQAQRAAA, encoded by the coding sequence ATGAACGCCCCGCTGCCCGAGCACATCCGCCGCGCGCTAGAGACCGTCACGCTCGACGATAAATATTCTCTCGACTACGGCCGCGCCTTCATGAGCGGCGTGCAGGCCCTCGTGAAGCTGCCGATGCTGCAGCAACTGCGCGACAAGCAGGCCGGCAAGAACACCGCCGGCTTCATCAGCGGCTACCGCGGCTCCCCGCTCGGCGGCTACGACCAGGCGCTGTGGAAGGCCAGCAAGTTCCTCAAGGAACAGAACATCGTCTTCCAGCCGGGCGTGAACGAAGAGCTTGCAGCGACCGCGCTGTGGGGCACCCAGCAACTGGGCTTCTCGCCGCAGGGCACCAACAAGTTCGACGGCGTCTTCGGCATCTGGTACGGCAAGGGCCCGGGCGTGGACCGCTGTTCCGACGTCTTCAAGCACGCCAACATGGCGGGCACCACCGAATTCGGCGGCGTGATCGCGGTGGCCGGCGACGACCACATCTCCAAGAGCAGCACGGCCGCCCATCAGAGCGACCACATCTTCAAGGCCTGCGGCACGCCGGTGTTCTTTCCGACCAGCGTGCAAGAAATTTTGGACCTGGGCATCCACGCCTTCGCACTGAGCCGCTTCTCGGGCGTGTGGTCGGGCATGAAGACGATCCAGGAGATCGTCGAGTCGAGCGCCACGGCCATGATCGACCCCGAGCGCGTCGAGATCGTCATTCCCACCGATTTCGAAATGCCGCCCGGCGGCCTGCACATCCGCTGGCCCGACCATGCGCTGGAGCAGGAAGCCCGGCTCATGCACTACAAGTGGTACGCCGCGCTGGCCTACATTCGCGCCAACCGCCTGAACCACAACGTGATTCAAGGCCCGAACGACCGCTTCGGCATCATGGCCAGCGGCAAGGCCTTCAACGACACGCGCCAGGCACTGCTCGACCTGGGCCTGGACGACGCGGCCTGCCGCCAGCTGGGCATTCGCCTGCACAAGGTGGGCGTGGTGTGGCCGCTGGAAGCGCAGCTCACGCGCGAGTTCGCCACCGGCCTGCAAGAGATCCTGGTGGTCGAGGAAAAGCGCCAGGTCATCGAATACCAGCTCAAGGAAGAGCTCTACAACTGGCGCTCCGACGTGCGGCCCAACGTGGTCGGCAAGTTCGACGAAGGCCAGGGCGCGAGCGACGACGGCTACTCCGGCGGTGAATGGTCGATGCCCAACCCGACCGCCCACACGCTGCTGCGCGCCAACGCCGACCTGAACCCGGCGCTGATCGCCAAGGCCATCGCCGCGCGCCTGAAGAAGACCGGCCTGCTGGCCGCTGCTGGCGCCGACATGGCCGCCCGCATCGACGCCCAGCTCGCCATCCTCGAAGCCAAGGAGCGTTCGATGGTGGTGCAGCAGGCCTCTACCAGCGTGGCCGACGCCACGCGCCAGCCGTGGTTCTGCTCGGGCTGCCCGCACAACACCAGCACCGTGGTGCCCGAAGGCTCGCGCGCCATGGGCGGCATCGGCTGCCACTTCATGGCGACCTGGATGGACCGCTCCACCATCGGCTTCACGCAGATGGGCGGCGAGGGCGTGCCATGGGTGGGCCAGCAGCCCTTCACGACCGACCAGCACATCTTCGCGAACCTGGGCGACGGCACGTATTTCCACAGCGGCCTGCTCGCGATCCGCCAGAGCATCGCGGCCGGCGTGAACATCACCTACAAGATCCTCTACAACGACGCGGTTGCCATGACCGGCGGCCAGCAGGTCGGCGAGCGGCCCGAAGGCCACTCGGTGCTGCAGATTGCCGAGAGCCTGCATGCGGAAGGCACGAAGAAGGTCGTGATCGTGACGGACGAGCCCGAGAAGTACGAGGGCGTTTCGATTCCGGGCGACCACGTGCAGGTCAAGCACCGCGACCTGCTCGACGAGATCCAGCGCGAGTTCCGCAAGATGCCAGGCACCACGGCCATCATCTACGACCAGACCTGCGCGACTGAAAAGCGCCGCCGCCGCAAGCGGGGCACGGCCGTCGATCCGGCCAAGCGCGTGGTCATCAACGAGCTGGTCTGCGAAGGCTGTGGCGACTGCAGCGTGCAGAGCAACTGCCTGAGCGTGGAGCCGCTGGAAACCGAATTCGGCCGCAAGCGCACCATCAACCAGAGCAGTTGCAACAAGGACATGAGCTGCCTGAAGGGCTTCTGCCCGAGCTTCGTGTCGGTCGAAGGCGGCCAGCTCAAGAAGAAGAGCAAGAACAAGGCGGCCACGCCGGCCGAGTTCGGCCTGCTGCCCGAGCCCGCGATTCCGTCGCTGGGCGGCGGCAAGGTCTGGGGCGTGGTGGTGGCGGGCGTCGGTGGCACCGGCGTCATCACCATCGGCCAGTTGCTCGGCATGGCCGCGCACATCGAGGCCAAGGGCATCGTCACGCAGGATGCGGCGGGCCTGGCGCAAAAGGGCGGCGCCACCTGGAGCCACGTGCTCATCGGCGACACGCAGGACGACATCCGCACCACGCGCGTCGGCACCGCGGCGGCCGACCTGATCCTGGCCTGCGATCCGCTGGTCGCGATCAACGGCGAAACCATGGCGCGCATGCGCGAAGGGCGCACGCACGTGGCGCTCAACACCCACAGCTCGCCCACCGCCGCCTTCGTGCGCAACGCCAACTGGCAGAACCCCGAAGACGCCTGTGCCGCCGAGATCGCGCGCGCCGTGGGCATCGACGGCATGGGCACCTTCGACGCCGATGCCGCCGCGACCACGCTGATGGGCGACAGCATCTACGTCAACCCGATGATCCTGGGCTACGCCTGGCAGAAGGGCTGGGTCCCGCTGGCGCACGAGTCGCTGATGCGCGCCATCGAGCTGAATGCCGTGGCCGTCGAGAACAACAAGACGGCCTTCGAGTGGGGCCGCCAGGCCGCTGTGCGCCCTGAGGAGCTGCAAAAGCGCGTGCGCCCGGGCCAGGTCATCGAGTTCAAGAAGCGCGAGACGGTCGAGGCCCTCGTGGCGCGCCGCGCCGAGTTCCTGACCGGCTACCAGAACGCCGCGTATGCCGAGCAATACAAGCAGTTCGTCGGCAAGGTGCAAAAGGCCGAATCGGCCCTGGGCAAGACCGGCCTGAGCGAAACGGTGGCCCGCTACCTGTTCAAGCTGATGGCCTACAAGGACGAGTACGAAGTCGCCCGCCTGCACACCGACCGGACCTTCCTCGACCGCGTCGAAGGCATGTTCGAGGGCGACTACAAGCTCAACTACCACCTGGCGCCGCCGCTCATGGCCAAGAAGAACGCCAAGGGCCAGCTGCAAAAGCAGAAGTTCGGCCCGTGGATGCTGACCGGCTTCAAGTTCCTCGCGAAGCTCAAGGGCGTGCGCGGCACGGCACTCGACATCTTCGGCCGCACCGAGGAGCGCAAGACCGAGCGCGCGCTGATCGGCGAGTACCGCGCCAGCATCGAGGAAGTGATCGGCGCCTTGCGTGCCGACAACCACGCGCTGGCGTTGGAAATCGCGGGTCTGCCCGAGCAGATTCGTGGCTATGGCCACGTCAAGGAACGCAACCTCGCGGCGGCACGTACCCGCTGGAACGAGCTGCTGGGCAAGTGGCGCAATCCGCAGGCGCAGCGCGCGGCGGCCTGA
- a CDS encoding Lrp/AsnC family transcriptional regulator, whose protein sequence is MESIDKFDLAILQELQADGRLTNAELAQRVGLSAAPCWRRVRALEEAGFIKGYHAEIDRHKIGLGVLAFVRVDTERVTNEATRKLEDAIRKMPEVVACHYISGTGTFELQVVAQDLNGFSAFARQHLMNLPNVKDLHTSFSLGEVKASSALPLGHLAK, encoded by the coding sequence ATGGAAAGCATTGACAAGTTCGACCTCGCAATCCTGCAAGAACTGCAGGCCGACGGCCGCCTCACCAACGCGGAGCTTGCGCAGCGCGTGGGCCTCTCGGCCGCGCCCTGCTGGCGCCGGGTGCGCGCGCTGGAGGAAGCGGGCTTCATCAAGGGCTATCACGCCGAGATCGACCGCCACAAAATAGGGCTGGGCGTGCTCGCTTTCGTGCGCGTCGACACCGAGCGCGTCACCAACGAGGCCACGCGCAAGCTGGAAGACGCGATCCGCAAGATGCCCGAGGTGGTGGCCTGCCACTACATCAGCGGCACCGGCACCTTCGAGCTGCAGGTGGTGGCGCAAGACCTGAACGGCTTTTCGGCCTTCGCGCGCCAGCACCTGATGAACCTGCCGAACGTGAAAGACCTGCACACCAGCTTCTCGCTGGGCGAGGTGAAGGCGAGCAGCGCATTGCCGCTGGGGCATCTGGCAAAGTAG